One window of Microcoleus vaginatus PCC 9802 genomic DNA carries:
- the rfbF gene encoding glucose-1-phosphate cytidylyltransferase, translated as MQVVILAGGLGTRLREETEFRPKPLVEVGGHPIIWHIMKIYAHYGFQNFIVCLGYRGNMIKEYFLNYEAMNNDFTICLGRQNAITYHEEHLEQDFNVTLAETGAASMTGGRVKRIEKYIDRENFMVTYGDGVADVDIDALMDFHKSHGKLATVTTFRPISRFGILDVDSDSRVVQFSEKPQVDGWISIGYMIFNRRVFEYLGGDDCILEQEPMQRLAADGQLMAYRHEGFFFAMDTFREYKYLNELWDEGKAPWKVW; from the coding sequence ATGCAAGTAGTTATCCTAGCTGGCGGTCTCGGTACTCGTCTCAGAGAAGAAACAGAATTTCGTCCCAAACCCTTAGTTGAGGTGGGGGGACATCCAATTATTTGGCACATCATGAAAATCTATGCACACTACGGTTTCCAAAACTTTATTGTGTGCTTGGGCTATCGCGGCAACATGATTAAAGAATATTTCCTCAATTATGAAGCCATGAACAATGACTTTACTATCTGTCTGGGACGCCAAAATGCCATCACTTATCACGAGGAACATCTGGAACAAGATTTTAATGTTACCCTGGCTGAAACTGGCGCGGCAAGCATGACAGGAGGGCGGGTAAAACGGATCGAAAAATATATCGATCGCGAGAATTTCATGGTGACATACGGCGATGGAGTAGCTGATGTCGATATTGACGCCTTGATGGATTTTCACAAATCTCACGGGAAGCTGGCAACTGTCACCACATTTCGTCCGATTTCTCGCTTTGGAATTTTGGATGTAGACAGCGATAGCCGCGTAGTTCAATTTTCTGAAAAACCTCAAGTTGACGGCTGGATCAGTATTGGATATATGATATTCAACCGCCGGGTATTTGAGTATTTGGGGGGAGATGATTGTATTTTAGAACAAGAGCCGATGCAGCGTTTGGCGGCCGACGGACAATTGATGGCTTACCGTCATGAGGGTTTCTTCTTTGCGATGGATACTTTTCGAGAATACAAGTATTTAAACGAACTTTGGGATGAAGGAAAGGCTCCTTGGAAAGTTTGGTAG
- a CDS encoding acyl-CoA dehydrogenase, whose translation MDSQEILNSTETYLQKCVAPHAEIIDSNSEALRTAVAGLEDRSLLALRVPQKWGGAEIAPEIFYQYQELTARYSGAVSFLQTQHHSATAMLANSDNEILKSRYLPGIAQKELRLGIGFSHLRRSGNPAVTATPTKAGYLLSGKVPWVTGFRLFQKFIVAAVLPDERAVFGLVPFTNSERESGKIAFSEIMQLIAMNSTNTVTATLDNWLLHESEIISVKPVGWISENDSKNIVNFVPGTFGCIRAGLDVIAAAAAAKNSPFITAACQKLEQKLDRLKQNFPQSQHSSKAEQLALRAQAIDLAVRCGHAAVAVSSGAANGAVHPAGRVYREALVYTVSGQTKDVMEATLDRLIKF comes from the coding sequence ATGGATTCCCAAGAAATTCTCAACAGCACAGAAACTTACCTACAAAAGTGCGTTGCACCTCACGCGGAAATTATCGACAGCAACTCGGAAGCGCTGAGAACAGCAGTTGCTGGATTGGAAGATCGATCGCTCTTAGCATTGCGAGTTCCCCAAAAATGGGGCGGCGCTGAAATTGCACCGGAGATTTTTTACCAATATCAGGAATTGACGGCTCGATATTCGGGCGCTGTGTCTTTCCTGCAAACTCAGCACCACAGCGCAACTGCCATGCTTGCCAACAGCGACAATGAAATCCTAAAAAGCAGATACTTGCCCGGGATCGCCCAAAAAGAGTTACGCTTGGGTATTGGGTTTTCGCATTTAAGGCGATCGGGCAATCCTGCCGTCACCGCGACTCCCACAAAAGCGGGCTATTTATTGTCAGGAAAAGTTCCTTGGGTAACAGGTTTTCGCTTGTTTCAAAAGTTTATTGTAGCGGCGGTACTTCCTGACGAACGTGCTGTTTTCGGTTTAGTGCCTTTTACCAATAGTGAACGCGAATCGGGTAAAATAGCTTTTAGCGAAATCATGCAGTTAATCGCCATGAACTCGACTAATACTGTGACAGCCACTCTCGATAATTGGTTGCTGCATGAATCGGAAATAATTTCAGTTAAACCTGTCGGCTGGATTTCGGAAAACGACAGCAAAAATATAGTGAATTTTGTTCCGGGTACTTTTGGCTGTATTCGAGCGGGATTGGATGTTATTGCAGCAGCGGCGGCTGCTAAGAATTCACCTTTTATAACGGCAGCTTGCCAAAAACTAGAGCAAAAGCTCGATCGGCTAAAACAGAATTTCCCACAATCTCAACATAGCTCGAAAGCAGAACAATTAGCGCTGCGAGCTCAAGCCATTGATTTAGCGGTGCGTTGCGGGCACGCTGCGGTTGCAGTTTCTAGCGGTGCTGCTAACGGTGCGGTACACCCGGCCGGGAGAGTTTATCGAGAAGCTTTGGTGTATACTGTTTCCGGGCAAACAAAGGATGTGATGGAAGCAACGCTCGATCGACTAATCAAATTTTAG
- a CDS encoding cyclase family protein yields MTNNFKSNNLKTIAYTTILDLTHSIHPNIPIWPGDPATEIATVSQIEKNGYFLRKFSMGEHSATHINAPNSFYAGGASIDSYSPQSLVSPAIAIDIRQQSLANPDYTLTIDDILTWERQHKLIEPGTLVLLYTGWQEKWDDERAFFNRDDRGICHFPGFGKAATQFLLEERSIAGIGTDTHGVDTGQDESFVVNKLVLETQRIVLENLANLDLLPAADITLVIGILRLLGGSGSPVSVLAFVA; encoded by the coding sequence ATGACAAACAACTTTAAGTCAAATAACTTAAAAACCATCGCCTATACCACCATTCTAGACTTAACCCATTCAATTCACCCAAACATTCCCATCTGGCCCGGAGATCCAGCGACAGAAATTGCCACAGTATCTCAAATAGAAAAAAACGGCTATTTCCTGCGAAAATTCTCAATGGGAGAACACAGCGCCACGCACATCAACGCACCCAACAGCTTTTATGCAGGAGGCGCCAGCATTGATAGTTATTCGCCGCAGTCGCTAGTTTCCCCCGCAATTGCGATCGATATCCGCCAGCAAAGTCTTGCCAATCCCGACTACACTTTAACAATTGATGATATATTGACTTGGGAACGGCAGCACAAACTTATAGAACCGGGAACTCTAGTTTTATTGTATACTGGCTGGCAAGAAAAATGGGATGACGAGCGAGCATTTTTCAACCGAGACGATCGCGGAATTTGCCACTTTCCCGGATTTGGCAAAGCAGCCACTCAATTTTTGCTAGAAGAACGCTCGATAGCCGGAATTGGCACCGACACCCACGGAGTCGATACCGGGCAAGATGAAAGTTTTGTGGTTAATAAATTGGTCTTGGAAACGCAGCGAATAGTGCTGGAAAATCTGGCAAATCTCGACTTGTTACCTGCGGCTGACATCACTTTAGTTATCGGAATCTTGCGCCTTTTGGGAGGTTCCGGCTCGCCTGTGTCGGTGTTAGCTTTTGTCGCTTAA
- a CDS encoding DUF1995 family protein: MTELPKDLNEAIAQSRIATAAALSDGKTLLQVELVFPEIALQAQSITEQFLPELEEIYPGVKVFFPDAGAAALARRDWGETPFKVTDLGSSRSPVEDKIAPEDQLFLLINPAAVEVAQVERLYIAAAGRPVILLNPRLEDVATIGIGYAGRQLRDRFLSKIESCYYVRPLDAAALFRCYPQSWQVWLERNNQYELISETAQKPVGDDLERILAASLPSADPDSTTPAKPLKKKGFLAELQTFLKALTQ, from the coding sequence ATGACAGAACTGCCCAAGGATCTCAACGAGGCGATCGCCCAATCCCGCATTGCCACCGCCGCTGCCCTCTCGGACGGCAAAACTCTACTACAAGTCGAATTAGTATTTCCAGAAATCGCCCTGCAAGCACAGTCTATCACCGAACAATTCCTCCCAGAACTTGAAGAAATCTACCCCGGAGTAAAAGTCTTTTTTCCCGACGCCGGTGCGGCAGCCCTCGCGCGCCGCGACTGGGGAGAAACACCGTTTAAAGTCACTGATTTGGGTAGCAGTCGCAGCCCTGTTGAAGATAAAATAGCACCGGAAGATCAACTTTTCCTTTTGATCAATCCAGCAGCCGTAGAAGTGGCCCAAGTCGAACGACTTTACATAGCTGCGGCCGGTCGCCCAGTAATTCTACTCAACCCGCGCCTGGAAGATGTTGCCACCATAGGTATAGGCTATGCGGGCCGCCAATTGCGCGATCGATTCCTCAGCAAAATCGAATCCTGCTACTACGTCAGACCCCTAGACGCTGCTGCTTTATTCCGCTGCTACCCCCAATCCTGGCAAGTGTGGCTGGAAAGAAACAACCAATACGAATTAATTTCTGAAACCGCCCAAAAACCAGTCGGAGACGATTTAGAGCGGATTTTAGCCGCTTCTCTCCCAAGCGCCGATCCTGACTCCACCACACCTGCCAAACCCTTAAAAAAGAAAGGTTTTTTGGCAGAGCTCCAGACATTCCTCAAAGCTTTGACTCAGTGA
- a CDS encoding serine/threonine protein phosphatase — MEHRRIVIGDVHGHYDGLMTLLEALAPSWNDRVYFLGDLIDRGPKSAQVLDFVQQSPYQTLLGNHEQLMLEALSGTPMDMRAWQSWLYSGGDATVASYRDTGMMPYKHLEWLRSLPTHRDLGDIWLVHAGVDPHLSLEEQSIEQLCWIRREFHTMSKPYFPNKLIITGHTITFTFHGVRPGELVRGEGWLDIDTGAYHPKSGWLTGFDLSYRRVYQVNVFNNQVRILPFDEVVRQLKPQPIAPPEPAIDSVVQQQC, encoded by the coding sequence ATGGAGCATCGGCGCATTGTTATCGGGGACGTACACGGGCATTACGACGGCTTAATGACCCTGCTAGAGGCACTTGCCCCCAGCTGGAACGATCGCGTCTATTTTTTGGGAGACTTAATCGATCGTGGCCCCAAAAGCGCTCAGGTATTAGATTTTGTGCAGCAAAGCCCCTACCAAACTCTGTTGGGCAACCACGAACAACTGATGCTGGAAGCTTTGTCGGGGACACCGATGGATATGCGAGCGTGGCAATCTTGGCTCTACAGTGGTGGCGATGCGACAGTAGCGAGCTACAGAGATACAGGGATGATGCCGTACAAACACTTAGAGTGGCTGCGATCGCTCCCCACGCACCGGGACTTAGGGGACATCTGGCTGGTTCACGCCGGCGTTGACCCCCATCTGTCGCTCGAGGAACAGTCTATCGAACAACTGTGTTGGATTCGCAGGGAATTTCACACCATGTCGAAACCCTATTTTCCCAATAAATTAATTATCACCGGTCACACGATCACCTTTACCTTTCATGGGGTCAGACCGGGCGAATTAGTCAGGGGCGAAGGGTGGTTGGATATTGACACGGGTGCTTATCATCCCAAAAGCGGCTGGCTGACAGGATTTGACCTCAGCTACCGGAGAGTTTATCAAGTAAATGTATTTAACAATCAAGTCCGAATTTTGCCGTTTGACGAAGTTGTCAGGCAATTGAAGCCGCAGCCGATTGCACCCCCGGAACCTGCGATCGATTCTGTTGTTCAACAGCAGTGTTAA
- a CDS encoding M48 family peptidase yields MLKSFWLTCRRTCGRGIYLFLSLMVAAGIWVVSPEPTQAFSLPELIFRGIQVIQLSNMSDRQEVAIGRQINQQLTNSQFKIDRDRDTTEYINRIGQRLAQESSRPNIPYTFQVIDDDTINAFATMGGFVYVNKGLMAAADNEAELASVIAHEIAHINARHAIQQMRQMAIASGVASATGLDRSQAVQIGVELALRRPHSRQAEYEADQLGLQTMGRAGYAQSGMVDFMKKLLDKPSPPSILSTHPATGDRIAAISQAIDPELASGEGLNNEDYRLEIRRLLGS; encoded by the coding sequence ATGTTAAAAAGTTTTTGGTTGACTTGCCGGCGTACTTGTGGCCGGGGGATTTATCTGTTTCTGTCCCTGATGGTGGCTGCAGGTATCTGGGTGGTTTCCCCGGAACCGACTCAAGCATTTTCGTTGCCCGAACTAATTTTTCGAGGCATTCAAGTTATTCAATTGTCGAATATGTCCGATCGCCAAGAGGTGGCTATTGGTCGACAAATTAATCAGCAGTTAACGAACAGCCAGTTTAAGATTGACCGCGATCGGGACACTACAGAATATATCAACCGCATCGGTCAACGACTCGCTCAAGAAAGCAGTCGCCCAAATATTCCTTATACTTTTCAAGTGATTGACGACGACACGATTAATGCTTTTGCAACTATGGGCGGTTTTGTTTATGTGAATAAAGGCTTGATGGCAGCGGCGGACAATGAGGCAGAATTGGCAAGTGTGATCGCCCACGAAATCGCTCACATTAATGCTCGCCACGCGATTCAACAAATGCGTCAAATGGCCATAGCTTCAGGTGTAGCTTCGGCAACTGGGCTCGATCGATCTCAGGCGGTTCAGATTGGGGTGGAATTGGCTTTGCGGCGACCCCACAGTCGGCAAGCTGAGTATGAAGCCGATCAGTTGGGATTGCAAACTATGGGGCGAGCAGGCTACGCTCAATCTGGGATGGTTGATTTTATGAAAAAGTTGCTCGACAAACCTTCTCCTCCTAGCATTTTGAGCACTCACCCGGCAACTGGCGATCGTATTGCTGCTATTTCGCAGGCTATAGATCCGGAGCTTGCTAGCGGTGAAGGTTTGAATAATGAGGATTACAGGCTAGAAATCCGCCGACTTTTAGGTTCGTAG
- a CDS encoding DUF4330 domain-containing protein codes for MKILDSQGRLFGKLSILDVGAALIVLLVAVGIFFFPGTSGGSVAQVGTSVKPVELDAIAIGLKGTNVPDLFKPGDKINVVIRNQPSGQITIKSVKTLTRTLAVPQPNGTLKALPDPREEESFSKNMMFTLEGKGQLTENGPVLGNTKVKIGTTLELEGNKYIFNASVIDVRVKE; via the coding sequence ATGAAAATTTTGGATTCTCAAGGCCGGCTGTTCGGCAAACTCAGCATCCTAGACGTAGGTGCCGCTCTAATCGTACTGCTAGTTGCAGTCGGAATCTTCTTCTTTCCCGGCACTTCTGGCGGTTCCGTCGCCCAAGTCGGCACCAGTGTCAAACCTGTAGAACTTGATGCAATTGCGATCGGTCTCAAAGGGACAAACGTTCCCGATTTGTTCAAACCAGGTGATAAAATCAATGTGGTGATCCGCAATCAACCCTCCGGTCAGATTACCATCAAATCTGTCAAAACTCTCACCAGAACCCTAGCAGTTCCTCAGCCCAACGGCACTCTGAAAGCTCTCCCCGACCCCAGAGAAGAAGAATCCTTCAGCAAAAATATGATGTTTACCTTAGAGGGAAAAGGTCAACTTACTGAAAATGGCCCGGTTTTAGGTAATACGAAAGTCAAAATTGGCACTACGCTAGAGCTTGAAGGCAACAAGTACATTTTCAACGCCAGCGTCATCGACGTGCGAGTCAAAGAATAA
- a CDS encoding alpha/beta hydrolase — protein sequence MLVPLGFGQRSIVTSLGRMVYYTAEKMPWMGLPTSTSENQPNLVFFHGFGGGSSAYEWSKVYPAFAAEYRILAPDLIGWGRSEHPARDYQVEDYITILIEFLEKTCGSPTDVIASSLTGAIAIRAAIARPDLFKSLILTIPSGLSDFGQDYGTSFFAKLVGTPILDKLLYSTGIATDGGIRSFLEQRQFADSRRVYQEIVDAYLASALEPNAEYAALSFVRGDLCFDLSLYITQLTTPTAIIWGEKSQFTGPDIGQRLANLNPEAIKVFQPLENVGLTPQLEIPAVTIGLIRQYLKLLSEG from the coding sequence ATGCTTGTGCCCCTCGGCTTCGGTCAGCGATCAATAGTTACTTCTCTCGGCAGAATGGTTTACTACACTGCTGAAAAAATGCCTTGGATGGGGTTGCCGACCTCAACTTCGGAAAATCAACCAAACTTAGTATTTTTTCACGGTTTTGGTGGCGGGTCGAGTGCCTACGAATGGTCGAAAGTTTATCCGGCTTTTGCGGCAGAATATCGAATTTTAGCACCTGATTTAATCGGTTGGGGGCGATCGGAACATCCGGCAAGAGATTATCAGGTAGAAGATTATATCACAATTCTGATTGAATTTCTAGAAAAAACTTGCGGCAGTCCGACAGATGTGATTGCTTCTTCGCTAACAGGGGCGATCGCGATTCGAGCTGCGATCGCACGGCCGGATCTCTTTAAATCCCTGATTTTGACCATACCCAGCGGTTTGTCGGACTTCGGACAAGATTACGGCACCAGTTTCTTCGCTAAGCTAGTGGGTACGCCGATTTTAGACAAATTGCTCTACAGTACCGGCATCGCCACCGACGGCGGCATCCGTAGCTTCCTAGAACAGCGCCAATTTGCCGATTCCCGCCGCGTTTACCAAGAAATTGTTGATGCTTACCTCGCATCTGCTTTGGAACCAAATGCAGAATATGCCGCCCTGTCTTTTGTGCGGGGAGATTTGTGCTTTGATTTGTCGCTGTACATCACTCAGCTAACAACGCCGACAGCGATTATTTGGGGAGAAAAATCGCAGTTTACCGGGCCCGATATCGGCCAGCGGTTGGCAAACCTCAACCCCGAAGCAATCAAAGTTTTTCAACCTCTGGAAAACGTAGGTTTGACTCCGCAGTTAGAAATTCCCGCTGTTACGATTGGCTTAATTCGGCAATACTTAAAATTGCTTTCAGAAGGGTGA
- a CDS encoding MBL fold metallo-hydrolase produces the protein MSSMQNQFTVHFWGVRGSIASPGAETVRYGGNTPCVEMRVGDSRLIFDGGTGLRVLGQTLLSQMPVKAHMFFTHSHWDHIQGFPFFVPAFIPGNCFHIYGAIAPNKATIQQRLHDQMLHPNFPVPLQIMGADLKFNDIEVGQPLEIGDIKVETALLNHPGEAIGYRVNWRGYSAAYVTDTEHFPDRLDENVVSLAQDAEVLIYDATYTDEEYYAEKSSKVGWGHSTWQEAVKVAKAANVKKLVIFHHDPLHNDEFLDRVGEQVAQRFPNSLMAREGLSLQLLPPDNDLSEASVQAPQVSV, from the coding sequence ATGTCTAGTATGCAAAACCAATTCACGGTTCACTTCTGGGGCGTTAGAGGTAGCATAGCGTCTCCCGGGGCAGAAACAGTACGTTACGGGGGCAACACGCCCTGTGTAGAAATGCGAGTGGGTGACAGTCGCCTAATTTTTGATGGTGGTACTGGATTGCGGGTTTTGGGACAAACTCTCCTTTCCCAGATGCCCGTAAAAGCTCATATGTTTTTTACTCACTCTCACTGGGATCACATTCAAGGATTCCCATTTTTTGTCCCAGCTTTTATTCCGGGCAATTGTTTTCACATCTATGGGGCTATTGCTCCTAATAAGGCTACTATCCAGCAGCGGCTCCACGACCAGATGCTGCACCCCAATTTTCCGGTGCCCCTGCAAATTATGGGTGCAGACCTGAAATTTAACGATATAGAAGTGGGCCAACCGCTGGAAATCGGAGATATTAAGGTGGAAACTGCTTTGTTGAACCATCCCGGGGAAGCTATAGGCTACCGCGTAAACTGGCGGGGCTATTCGGCTGCTTACGTAACTGATACCGAACATTTTCCCGATCGTTTAGACGAAAATGTGGTGTCTTTGGCTCAGGATGCTGAGGTGCTGATCTACGACGCTACTTATACCGATGAGGAGTATTATGCGGAGAAGAGCAGCAAGGTCGGCTGGGGACATTCGACTTGGCAGGAAGCGGTGAAGGTGGCAAAGGCTGCTAATGTCAAAAAGTTGGTGATTTTTCACCACGATCCGCTGCACAATGACGAGTTTTTAGACAGGGTGGGAGAACAAGTGGCTCAAAGGTTCCCGAATAGTTTGATGGCGCGGGAAGGTTTGTCGTTACAATTGCTGCCTCCTGATAACGATTTGTCTGAAGCGTCGGTGCAAGCGCCTCAAGTGTCTGTCTGA
- a CDS encoding bifunctional riboflavin kinase/FAD synthetase — protein sequence MWVTSSCTAALTPTSVALGNFDGLHLGHRQVVQPILNRSPEQNSATILASGPNLRSNAGRDENLESEPPATCYNDSAAPPDRAGSSHNFEDLIGPRADGNSFSGRDSDGVDRLYGTVVTFDPHPQEFFTGQQKKLLTPLAEKVELLEAMGVEQLVLLPFDRELAALTASEFVEEILVRQLKASRISVGVDFRFGRGRAGTAVDLQLIASGYGIDVALVPLHNCGEGDRISSSAIREGLASGDLTRANQLLGRPYSLVGTVVGGQRLGRTIGFPTANIELPPEKFLPRFGVYAVRVSVKHGGEKMKDGSSSYQQENPKSLIPGPASNLSFVNGVMNVGCRPTVEGLQPTVEVHLLDWSGDLYGQTLSASLVEFLRPEQKFASLDALKTQIQADCDIARSVLTAKV from the coding sequence GTGTGGGTAACTTCTTCTTGTACCGCTGCTCTGACTCCAACTTCTGTTGCCTTGGGAAACTTTGATGGTTTGCACCTAGGGCATCGACAAGTCGTGCAGCCAATTTTAAATCGATCGCCTGAGCAAAATTCTGCGACGATTCTTGCGTCGGGGCCAAACTTGCGCTCCAACGCTGGCAGAGATGAAAATTTGGAAAGCGAACCTCCGGCGACCTGCTACAACGACTCAGCAGCACCGCCCGATCGAGCTGGCAGCAGCCATAATTTCGAGGATTTGATAGGCCCTAGGGCCGACGGCAACAGCTTCTCTGGTCGCGATTCTGATGGGGTCGATCGGCTTTACGGCACTGTGGTGACATTCGATCCCCACCCGCAAGAATTTTTTACGGGTCAACAGAAAAAACTGCTGACGCCTCTGGCAGAAAAGGTAGAATTGCTCGAAGCAATGGGCGTCGAGCAACTTGTGCTGCTGCCGTTCGATCGAGAATTGGCGGCCTTGACTGCTTCTGAGTTTGTCGAGGAAATTTTGGTGCGACAACTAAAAGCGAGTCGAATTAGTGTGGGGGTTGATTTTCGGTTTGGACGGGGACGCGCTGGAACGGCTGTGGATTTACAGTTGATCGCGTCGGGTTACGGTATTGATGTTGCTCTTGTACCCCTCCACAATTGCGGTGAGGGCGATCGGATCAGCAGTTCTGCAATCCGCGAAGGTCTGGCATCCGGCGACCTCACAAGAGCGAATCAGTTGCTGGGGCGACCTTACAGTTTAGTCGGGACTGTGGTTGGCGGACAGCGGCTGGGTAGGACGATCGGATTTCCTACGGCTAATATCGAACTGCCGCCGGAAAAATTTTTGCCACGTTTTGGCGTGTACGCGGTGCGAGTCTCGGTGAAGCATGGAGGGGAAAAGATGAAAGATGGAAGTTCTTCCTATCAGCAGGAAAATCCCAAATCTCTAATTCCCGGTCCAGCATCAAATTTATCTTTTGTCAATGGGGTGATGAATGTTGGCTGTCGCCCGACGGTAGAGGGCCTGCAACCCACTGTGGAAGTTCACCTGTTAGATTGGTCTGGGGATTTGTACGGCCAAACCTTGAGCGCGAGTTTGGTAGAGTTTTTGCGACCCGAACAAAAATTCGCTTCTCTGGATGCTCTCAAAACTCAAATTCAGGCAGATTGCGATATTGCTAGAAGCGTATTAACTGCTAAAGTCTAA
- a CDS encoding MoxR family ATPase: MRQHIERLKQNLGKTMVGKADAIRLVLVAVLSGGHALLEDVPGVGKTLLAKSLARSIDGKFQRIQCTPDLLPTDITGTNIWNPRSGEFEFLPGPVFANVLLADEINRATPRTQSALLEVMEEKQVTVDGVSRNVPTPFFVIATQNPIEYQGTFPLPEAQMDRFTLSLTLGYPAAVEELQMLERLSDSFAVEDLQPCISLEQVQELRRLCAAVKVEGSLKQYMVDLVRSTREDEEITLGVSPRGAVALHRASQALAFMEGRDFATDDDVKYVAPHVLSHRLIPAGGKRAKAIVDKLLRSVPIP; this comes from the coding sequence ATGAGACAACATATTGAACGGCTCAAACAAAATCTAGGCAAAACTATGGTCGGCAAAGCGGATGCTATTCGCTTGGTGCTGGTAGCCGTGCTTTCGGGGGGGCACGCGCTGCTGGAAGACGTGCCCGGTGTGGGAAAAACGCTGCTGGCGAAGTCTTTGGCGCGATCGATCGATGGGAAGTTTCAGCGGATTCAGTGTACTCCCGATTTGTTGCCGACGGATATCACCGGTACTAATATTTGGAATCCGCGCAGCGGAGAGTTTGAGTTTTTGCCCGGGCCAGTTTTTGCTAATGTTTTGCTTGCCGATGAAATCAATCGGGCGACGCCGCGAACTCAGTCAGCTTTGCTGGAAGTGATGGAAGAAAAGCAGGTGACAGTAGATGGAGTTTCTCGGAATGTTCCGACGCCGTTTTTTGTGATTGCGACTCAGAACCCGATCGAATATCAAGGCACTTTTCCGCTACCGGAAGCGCAGATGGATCGGTTTACTTTGTCTTTGACTTTGGGCTATCCTGCTGCGGTGGAAGAGTTGCAAATGTTGGAACGGCTTTCTGATAGTTTTGCAGTGGAAGATTTGCAGCCTTGTATTTCTTTGGAACAGGTGCAGGAATTGCGGCGTTTGTGCGCTGCTGTGAAGGTGGAAGGCTCTTTGAAACAGTATATGGTAGATTTGGTGCGATCGACGCGGGAAGATGAGGAGATTACTCTGGGGGTGAGTCCCCGGGGTGCGGTGGCTTTGCACCGGGCGTCGCAGGCTTTGGCATTTATGGAGGGCCGGGATTTTGCTACTGATGATGATGTTAAGTATGTGGCGCCGCACGTACTATCTCACCGTTTGATTCCGGCGGGGGGAAAGAGGGCTAAGGCAATTGTTGACAAGTTGTTGCGCTCTGTTCCTATTCCTTAA
- a CDS encoding colanic acid biosynthesis glycosyltransferase WcaL, translated as MNIAYLVNQYPKVSHSFVRREVLAVENCGMKVARYSIRSCESELVDGADKLEQELTKVILGVGVQGLAWGLLRVAATRPIRFIEAVRLMFKVGWHSERGILLHLAYLAEACILLNWFAESGTAHVHAHFGTNSTTVAMLCRVLGGPTYSFTVHGPEEFDKATLLSLDEKIKRSTFVAAVSSFGKSQLFRWCDRTFWSKIHVIHCGVDAAFLAAPYVPIPAAPRLACIGRLSEQKGHLLLLEAANLLAVQGLEFKLVLVGDGPLRSDIEQQILQLGLQNHIEITGWASGDRVQQEILASRAMVLPSFAEGLPVVIMEALALNRPVISTYVAGIPELVEPGVCGWLVPPGSAEALAVAMRAVLEAPLEKLEQMGKTGAERVAQQHNVDLEAKKLVALFESAIKP; from the coding sequence ATGAACATCGCTTATTTAGTCAACCAATATCCCAAAGTCAGCCACAGCTTTGTCCGCAGAGAAGTGCTAGCCGTTGAAAATTGCGGCATGAAAGTCGCACGTTATTCCATCCGATCCTGCGAGTCTGAACTCGTTGATGGGGCCGACAAACTAGAGCAAGAATTGACTAAAGTAATCTTAGGAGTTGGTGTACAGGGGTTAGCGTGGGGTTTGCTGCGCGTTGCCGCAACTAGACCCATTCGATTCATCGAAGCTGTGCGGTTAATGTTCAAAGTTGGCTGGCACTCGGAACGGGGGATTTTGCTGCATCTAGCTTATTTAGCAGAAGCTTGCATTCTTTTAAATTGGTTTGCAGAATCGGGTACAGCACACGTTCACGCTCACTTCGGGACAAATTCCACAACAGTCGCAATGCTGTGCCGCGTGCTTGGCGGCCCCACTTACAGTTTCACCGTTCACGGCCCTGAAGAATTTGATAAAGCCACACTTCTTTCCTTAGACGAAAAAATTAAGCGCTCGACCTTTGTAGCCGCAGTTAGTTCCTTCGGTAAAAGTCAGCTTTTTCGGTGGTGCGATCGCACTTTTTGGTCAAAAATTCACGTCATACACTGCGGCGTAGATGCTGCATTTTTAGCTGCACCCTACGTCCCCATACCCGCAGCACCCCGCTTAGCTTGCATTGGCCGGCTCAGCGAACAAAAAGGTCATTTGTTATTGCTAGAAGCTGCTAACTTGCTAGCAGTTCAAGGCTTAGAGTTTAAGTTGGTACTGGTAGGAGACGGGCCGCTGCGATCGGATATTGAACAGCAGATTCTGCAACTCGGCCTGCAAAATCATATAGAAATTACCGGCTGGGCCAGTGGCGATCGAGTTCAGCAAGAGATTTTAGCTTCACGGGCAATGGTATTGCCTAGTTTTGCTGAAGGTTTGCCCGTTGTAATTATGGAAGCCCTCGCTCTCAATCGGCCCGTAATTAGCACTTATGTTGCTGGCATCCCCGAGCTCGTAGAACCCGGTGTTTGCGGTTGGTTAGTTCCTCCCGGTTCCGCAGAAGCATTAGCGGTAGCGATGCGCGCGGTATTGGAGGCACCGTTAGAAAAGCTAGAACAAATGGGGAAAACAGGAGCCGAGAGAGTTGCTCAACAACACAATGTTGATTTAGAGGCCAAAAAATTAGTCGCGCTGTTTGAGAGTGCTATTAAGCCGTGA